One part of the Hydra vulgaris chromosome 01, alternate assembly HydraT2T_AEP genome encodes these proteins:
- the LOC136075065 gene encoding uncharacterized protein LOC136075065, which produces MALAVCSIENKPCMFHECEKCPGKKRIEKKLNELLGDSANEITYKQWLKTDRCSLETIVKSPDEFLEELTDKLYNLTKHHYVSKSQTFFLNQLKENMKPNECIMQMDFAENFSFIIQDEVQSSYFSKNQATLHPFVIYVQSLNGNQSPESKCYCVISDNLIHNTEAVFSYVSKIIPILKEEYPQVQKINYFTDGASSQYKNRFNLKNLCFHEKDYGLKADWHFFGTAHGKSACDGIGGTVKRVIHNLSLQRPIGNQILTPRDMFLVAKEKIKNIGNISCYCQSNVPAIKGTRSYHYFSPQSCGLKAYVTSLSSTFDSFHMLEDTCINTQKSMNIDININDWVLVNYFGEFFPGKITDLKGDKVCISCLQKAGNYFKYPTTTDIHWYPVSDIIAALHDPELKNTRGFYSYLIKKRMR; this is translated from the exons ATGGCCTTAGCTGTATGTTCAATAGAAAATAAACCATGTATGTTTCATGAGTGTGAGAAGTGTCCTGGAAAAAAGAGAatcgaaaaaaagttaaatgaactgTTAGGGGATTCAgcaaatgaaataacttataaGCAATGGTTGAAGACTGATAGATGCTCCTTGGAAACTATAGTTAAAAGTCCTGATGAGTTTCTAGAAGAGTTAACAGACAAGTTATATAACCTCACAAAACATCATTATGTCAGCAAATCACAGACATTCTTTTTAAACCAGCTCAAAGAAAACATGAAGCCAAATGAATGTATTATGCAAATggattttgctgaaaatttttcatttattatacaAGATGAAGTTCAGTCATCctatttttccaaaaatcaaGCAACTCTCCATCCATTTGTCATATATGTGCAATCTTTAAATGGAAACCAATCACCAGAAAGCAAATGTTATTGTGTTATATCTGACAATCTAATTCACAATACTGAGGCAGTTTTCAGTTATGTTTCCAAAATCATACCAATTCTGAAAGAGGAATATCCACAAGTTCAGAAGATCAATTATTTCACTGATGGTGCAAGCAGCCAGTATAAAAATAG GTTTAATTTGAAAAACCTGTGTTTTCATGAAAAAGACTATGGACTAAAAGCAGACTGGCATTTTTTTGGGACTGCACATGGAAAAAGTGCATGTGATGGAATAGGTGGTACAGTGAAAAGAGTTATTCATAACCTATCCCTTCAAAGGCCAATTGGCAATCAAATTTTGACACCGAGGGACATGTTCTTAGTtgctaaagaaaaaattaaaaacatcgGGAATATATCATGCTATTGTCAAAGT AATGTTCCTGCCATCAAAGGTACTCGCTCATACCATTATTTCTCACCTCAATCATGCGGTTTAAAAGCTTATGTAACATCATTGAGCAGTACATTTGACTCTTTTCACATGCTGGAAGATACTTGCATTAATACACAAAAATCGATGAATATTGATATCAATATTAATGATTGGGTATTAGTGAATTATTTTGGTGAATTCTTTCCTGGAAAGATAACTGATCTTAAAGGTGACAAAGTTTGTATTAGCTGTTTACAAAAAGCAGGCAATTATTTCAAGTATCCAACAACCACAGATATCCATTGGTATCCAGTTAGTGACATTATTGCCGCGTTACATGACCCTGAGCTCAAAAACACTAGAGGATTTTACTcttatcttattaaaaaaaggatgagatga